The following DNA comes from Erigeron canadensis isolate Cc75 chromosome 3, C_canadensis_v1, whole genome shotgun sequence.
CTTTTGATAATCGAGCTTAGTTAACTTACCAAGCCCGAACTTGTAGAGTTTTTTTGACAaacgagtcgagctcgagctttttTAAAGCATCGCGAGTCGAGCTTGAGCATAAACAATAAGGTTCGatcaagctcgagctcgagcccGAGCTTCTAAAACGAATTCGAGTTTTAGCTCGAGCTTGGCAGTATTCGAGCTCGGCTCGGCTCGTTTACACCCTTAGATGGGAGGAATGAAACTCCTTCTTTCATCCTCAAGGAATAgggattccatcaaatgatgaaatatttacatttatacggaatgagattcctatttttttgaacaaccaaacacactaaaaaataaaatttatattccATCAAATTCAATCAAATTTTATGAACCAAATGCGACTAAAACATTTGGTATGAACttaatttcaaaacaaaaagaacAGATTCTCACCAAATTAAATctagtaaaaatattattaatttcctcttaaataagaataagaaaaacTAGCAATTGTTGTCACGTGCAGGGCAGCTTGCGATTCTTTCACTTGCAAAACAAAAACCCCAATCGCCCCACTCTCCAAACGAAAAACCCtttcaatttcaaaatcatatcaaaaaaatcaaatcatGTACGGTGGAGGTAAACTAACACACTCAATTTCTATACCTTTTAATTCAAATAATATCTTAAAATTATTACATTCTTTTgcattttactattattattattactactaaaCCCTAGTTTTCTCACATTCatgaattttgtttgtttttcttttgtaactttcaatatatatatatatataatattattattattattataattacagATGAAGTATCTGCAATAGTAGTGGATTTAGGTTCACATACTTGTAAAGCTGGTTATGCTGGTGAAGATGCTCCTAAAGCTGTTTTTCCTTCTGTAAGTTCtccctttttttatatagttatgtTACACTAAGATTTTGGTTCTCGATTTTACGGAAACACGGCATGATAAGTTAATTTAGGTGCCGTGAACTTTCCGGTTTTAAGTATGGAAGGTGCATTTTGTAGagttgaaagttcatttgttgtTTAGAAGACCCAACtaaatatgtaaatttgaaTGCTTTCTGGGTCATTACCGCGTATGATGTTGTAATAGTTTCTGGGTACATCATGATTTATAACGTCTGCAGGCTTTACGAAGGCTGAAgccggttatatatatatatatatagtgacaatcaaatgagaacacttaaaaactacattttgatgcattaaaagtccataaaactgacatagtgcataactaattatcattatttaagtgtttaacaacacattgatccgtcaaaatcgaaaaaatctcgttttttgttggatgcatcatattgatgaatatgcatccaagatggatgcaaaAAAAAAgggtgattttttcgattttgacggatcaatgtgttgttaaacacttaaataacgATAAtcagttaagcactatgttagttttatggacttttaatgcatcaaaatgatgtttttaagtgttctcaccgttcttattttaaaagtattctcaccggagtgttatatatatatatatatatagggcagGGTTAATGTGAGAACAACAAATATGGAGAaaaccgtgagaaccactagtttCCCTCCCGCTCTCTTCTTTTTGGTgtggtttataattttttgaattttttttttgttttttattttcttttaacaaaaacccattccaaaatgttgtttttttttttttttttttttttttgtaaaaaatcatatgggttacgtgtTGAAAATGTATGGATatccctcatccgttctaaaggggttgtcaccggtCACATATGGGAatgatatggatttgatggacggcaatccaagagatggtggcggtttgATACGGTACAGACGTAGCCCTTAACTCTAAGGGCTAAGCCCTTAGAGAtgtttttttagtggttttcacggttctcacttgatcccttcactATATAATATGAATGTTAAATCACTTTACAACGAAACAATCTAAGTTTTGTGATGATATAATGCTGTTGGCATAAGAATGTACACatgttgattaagttgtaaAGGAAAACTCATGTTCCAGAGCTATTGAGGCTCGAGTACAGAACTTTGTATTTTAACAACAATTCATCTTTATTACCCGTTGAATGTCTGTTGTTGAACCTGTCCAGGTTTGTTAAACAGCTTGCCTATTGTTTATTTTACGTACCTGCAAACTTTTCTCGGTTTTCACTAATACACATCTTCTTGAACTGAATGAATGATTTCACTTGTCTAAACTAAGTAGCAAACTATGCAGTAGATAATTCTGGTTAGCCGACAAGACTGTTAAATGCTTAATATGGTACCATGAATTTTATATGGTTCAACTGGGTATTCTGACGAGGATAATGAGAcgtgatatgaaaatatatttattgggTTACATGCAGGTCATTCATAGTAAGGTATTAGGATTAGAATAGTtccgttaaaaataaaattatggttGTATTCATGCATGTATTTCATAGATTTATTGTTTGATATCTATACATATTGCTAAAGTAATCCTTACAGTGTTCTGAAAATTTTCATCCATCAATTAAAAAGAGCTGAATACCGCTAAATGGGTCAAGCAGTCTTCTAGTACTTACTTAGGGATTTTAAAGTGAACACACTAGTAATTCATCATAATCTATAAATTATTGTTACTTTTAGATGATACAACGTAGCAATGAAATTCTAAGTTGTAGAATGTTGATTTGCTACTAGAGTTTCTTGATACTTGGGAGTCTCACTTCCAAAGTCTGTTTAGCAATCGTTTTCACTGGTTTCTAACTGTTTATCGTTGTATATATTTGTTGCATTCTCCCGCTATTTAATGTTAAAGGTAATTTGATAATAACTAGGGTCTTAATATGCCATAATCATGGATTTGATCATCTAGTTGATGCTGTTGCAGCTTTTTTAGTTCTCAGCACTAGAGATgtttcattttgttgagatcTGTTATGAACATTATGGCTTAGAACGTAAACCAAGAAATGGTTGGCTCATCTATCGTTTAGCTGTTTCAGTGTATATCTCTTATCATATCCTCGTTTCTACATATGTAGGTCGTTGGAGCAGTCGATCAAATGGAAGTCGATGAGAATGATGACCCAGAAAAGAATAGTGGTGCTATTACAGACCCTAAGTCCAAGGGAAAACGCAAATTGTATGTAGGATCTAGTGCAATGGGATACCGCCGGGATCATATGGAGGTTTGTTTTTCAAACATGAGAATATGATAATTTCTGACATGTATCATAGAAATATAATTTATGATCTGGTATCTGTTGATATTGATCCAGGTTTTACCGTCAATAAAGGATGGAATTGTTACTGACTGGGAGATTGTGGAAAGCATTTGGGATCATGCCTTCAGGTAATCAGTAAATTGTTGCTTGTAATGTCTGAGTCCTGAGagttcaattttattttacttttgttaATCTTGGTCTTCAATTGACAGGGAATGCCTGCTAGTTGACCCTAAAGAGCACCCAATGCTACTTGCAGAACCATCTTCAAACACTCCACAACAAAGAGAAAAGTAAGCAGTTACGATATGTCTTTGTTGTCGACATACTTTCTGTTGATATATCCAactcctttttatttatttatccaaTTAGTTTTACTATCAAAACTCTGTTACATGTTACATATATTGGAGTTGCATGAATTATTGTAATTAATCGATTAGCTAATAATTTGAATGAAGCATACAGAGGTGGAAGTTTCAGGAATAGTTACCTTCAGCATATTCGTATTCTATAagattaaagtttttatttcaaCTTAATGAAGAATaagcaaaagcattgattatTTTTCTGTGAATCAACTGCAAGAGAAAGCAAAACTACCCGAGAACTTTTTTTATAACAGAATCTGAGCACATTTAAACAGCTTCATAATAAATCGAATCAGTAGGATTTTATGGATATCCGAGTATCCGAGTGATATCGTAGGAAGTTTGCCCAAGATTAAAAATGTTGCCTATAATTTGGGACCCCCCAAAATGGTAGTTCCTTTTTTTTAGTGGTTGGATGTTTTGTCTTTTGACGCAACATATAACGTACGATTATCAGAGATTATACCAACTGTTTGGGGAAAAACTTTGTAGTGCCTCAAGCTGGTAGCCTATGAACTGACGACTAAACTGCCAAGCATACATGTAGACTGTTAGTAGGTCCGAGTTCTTTTGTCGTTTTCTATAGAGAATTTGGATGGGTGCTTGTTCCTCATTACAATTTGTAACCGGTCTATATTACAGATTGGTatattttgaagaaattgtATGTCATTGTGGATCGTGTCTAACTATTTAGGAATAGAAGTATCTCAATTGGGGAAGATTACTAATCGTTACTTTGCTGTTAAACCggttataaataaaaaggattACAGATTACAATTCATATGCACGGGCTCAATTTGTTGGTCTTTTCTCGTTAGTTCATCTTTGCTCTGTATTCTTGGATAATTGATGTTAATTCATCCAAATCCTATTAGCTTATTCACTCTATATCTAAAACATCCTATGCGGTGCAtcttataatttgttttttacttgTAAATATGACAGGACAGCGGAACTTATGTTTGAAAAGTACCAAGCTCCTGCATTATTTCTAGCCAAAAATGCTGTATGCTCTGTCCTTTTCGTAACTTTTTTCTTGTAAATTGATTTGTAAGGCTGAAAATCAATAGATTTATCCGTCTTCAGTTTGAACATACGATGTTATCTTGATTGCTTCTTACCAGGTTCTCACATCTTTTGCATCAGGACGTGCTACCTCATTGGTGGTTGACTGGTATGATTTATGAAATCTGCTTGTTAACAGTCTTTCAACAAATcctatttgttttctttatttatgaTTGCAACTTTAAAATTTTGCTTGTTAGTTCCTTTTGGGTTAATTGACCTGTTGATTTATTGATAATAGACAAAAAATTTGACAATAGCCTGGCATCGTTTTAACATATTACACCTTTTTATAGTGGTGGCAAAACTGGTGGTTGGTTAATCTGTCTAATTGGACTTGCCATATGGTAATATTCTAGGCATTTTTGAGTAGGTTGTCCTCTTTTGTTCCTTAGTTATTTAAATGTTTCGAGTATTATAAGTAGGTTGTCcttttttgtttcttagttATTAAACATATCATAACTGTCAATGTTTTAAGTATGATATCATTGAAATGCGAATCTTTTAGAGGCTGCTGTATGCATTTTGATACACTCCGGCTCACTTTCCATTTGCCCAATCCGTATGGACTGTTACATTTTAACTAAGTTTCAAAAGATTATTCATTTGGTGTGTTATGGATAAAATATAATCTGGATCAGCCCATTTCTAGGTGAATAGGTGAAGATGACAGATCTAAACTTTATCCATTTTGGATCTCATTTTTCTTTCCTAGGAGGCTAGGAAAGATTCTGCAGCTACTTTTCCATGTCATTACGAGTCACTGCAACATACTATGAGCCTGTAGCTTTTAACCAAAGTTGTTAGCTAgagcttttattttttagagGCGTTTGGTATGGTAACTGTAGCTACAACTTAAGAGTGTAAAATGACAAAACTGGATTTTAAAAGCTCTAACCGAAAATTATGAAAGGGATTTTTGTgtagttataaaaattaaaagcttCCAAAACGCTACTTTAAGTAGTGTATcattttggagctttttcttGCAAATAAAAGTTCaagctagttgcatccaaacaaagcttttaaaataataagagCTTATTGTTCAAAGTTTAAAGCTAAAGCTCCTTAAAAGCCCTTAATAAACATGCCCTTTATGATATAGCTTACATGGTGAATTAAGAAGATTTAAGTAGTGTTGGTGAATATAGATGATTCGGAGAATCTGAAGTATTTGAAGATTCTTGTGTCACATGTATATTATCTTGTGGCtggatatatatagaaaaggaCATTCGTAAGATTAGAAAATGTTGTTATAGTTATTGAGATGATCATCTTTTATCAGATTGATGATCATTAGTTTTTCTTTCTATAGACGTGTATTTAAATGCAAGGAAAAAATCTGTTCAGCAGTAAGTATGTTACGGAGTCAGAGTTCAATGAACTTATATTTAAGGTTACTTACATCGACTACCATATGTGTCCTGGATACCAAGGATTCAGATTAGGAGAACCGTATGGTAGTCAATGTAGGTTACCTCAAATATAAGTTCTCTTAATCCGAATATTTGGTACCGGAGGCATGTATGGTAGCTGATGTAGGTTATCTCATATACAAGTTCATTGAATTCTGACTCACTGATGTGCTTAGTGGTTGGACAGTTTTTTCCCTATATTTAAAGGCACATGTGTAGAAAGAAATCTAATGATCATCAATATCAGTAAGTATTACAATTCTTCTCTAATAACTAAACATTTCTATATAAATGGTAACAAAGGTTTATCataatataaatgttaaaaaaaatataaaacgtAACGAAGTTTTGTCATAATATGTACTATATAACATGTACGTGGGTAGAGTAGGAAATTCCAATAAAGGATTATGTACatatctaaaatattttcagttCAGCAGTTTTTGTTTGGGTTAGCCCGGGCCGGACAGAGGACCGTTTTTTGAAAAGTAAGGCCCGTGGATCGGGCCGGTTATAGGCGGGCTTTGTTAGGTTTCGGCTTTTTGAGGGCCAGTTCATCGGTTTTCTCGGGCCAGCCTACGTTTTGATCACCCCTAGTTATAACATACTTTGTTGCCTTGATAATAGCATGAGATTTGATCTGCTTCATAATAATCAATAATGTTACCGATCAGTTTTTTGCACTGGATAGAGCTAGTAAGTTGAACTGTTAGCTAACACAAGAATGTACATGTTACAAATTTTAAATGATATATCTACTTTGTGAGTTCTCAACTCCTACCGATAGTCCTATCAGCGAATAGAGACTACAGAGGGAGGTGCAGTATGATTAATACTATCCACTAGTAATGGTAATTTATGCAATACATGAATATTATACCCATATGCTTGACTCCAAGCACTCATGGTCATGTAGATTCATTTGGAGTGTGAATACTTTCACTCATTTTTGACCAACACTAGAACAATATATGATATCATGAACATGAAGTGTGAATTTGAAAAGTCCATGATGATCCAGAGGTAAAGCTGATTTATACAGGCTTAATTTCATCTGCTGTTGGTATAGTGTATATTTTCATTTTGCTATTACTTGAATGGATTTTAATGCTTGGATTGCTTAATGATTTTTCAGTGGTGGAGGATCAACTATTGTTGCCCCTGTTCATGATGGCTATGTTTTACAGAAGGTATGCATTTCAGTCATAGAAATTACTCCTAATTTGAATCGTGTGTTTTGCTGGTATATGATAGAGTATTTTCTGTGCAAAGTTTAGTAACCATCTTTCTTTAGTAAATTGTAAAGGGTTATCAACAAGTTGAATGGACCAATGCAAATAACATTAACACAATACAACAACGATACCCAATCCCACTAGGGTGGGGTATGGGAAAATAAGTCACTATAATAcgataaaacaaaataattttgcGACCGTAAGCACGACCCAAACGCAGATTCATTTACATTGTAGGCTACTACCCAGCAGAAAGTATTGTTGCAAATTGGGGTTACATAACCCATATCTGCCTGTAGagtatatatacaaatgttGAACTATCTAGTGAAGCATTTAATGATATATTTTGCATATAGAACTGATTTGAATGTTTTAATCTCGCAATAGGCTGTCTCAGCGTCTCCAATTGGAGGAGAATTTCTCACAGATTGCTTAATTAAAAGCTTGGAAAGCAAAGGAGTTAAAGTGAGTTCCTGTTTAGTACTGATTGGAACATATCTTGCTGATGATTAATGTGGCATACTatacttttgtgtgtttttgCCTATTTCTGAAACAGATAAGGCCTCGATACTCTTTTAAACGGAAGGAAATTCGACCTGGAGAGTTTCAGGTAAGCTATAACTTTATTATATGCTTAACGATCAAATTCTGAATTTTTGAATCACTTGTCTCAATGTAGTATACATAGTAGATACAGTAACTAAGCCGTGGGTTTCTTTTATTGATTATGTGGATGGTGTTATGAAACTATTATCGCACTTACAACGTTGATTTTGACAGACTGTAGATGTTGATTTTCCGAACACAACTGAAAGTTACCGGCAGTACTGCCAGGTTTGTTATCATGTCGTCTAATATTTCTTATGGATTTTGTCTGAGATCTGTTTGTAAATGTGACGTATTTTTGACAGAGGGTTATTGCCAGCGATATAAAGGAATATGTGTGCCGTGCCCCTGACACTCCATACGATGGTGTGCACttctttcatatatttttccatttcattTGATAGTGTGTCTATGTTAGGCATACGCATATGTTTTCAATGGAATATTGATTTGATATTTTCATTCTCTTGTTTTATCATGGTAAAGTTTTTTCGTTAATCTTTTCCATGAAATTAAGAGCATGAGAAATCTTTTAACACTACCAGAAGTGAGGTGTACTGCTACATAGTCTTGACAGTCCTATAAGTATGGTGTCCGTCACTTTGTAAGTTTACTAGGTTTCATTGagctgtgtatatatatatttgaaagtatATCTTCTACTTGAATGTTATCTTataaaaaatgtcattttctgCTCTTGTTTAGCAAGTATGTTTACTTTGTCTAGCAGGTAGGTCTACTATCTATTTCAAAGTTATTAGTATGCATTCTATCTCAGGGGACATAATGGAATACCATAATTATCTATAAgattataacaaatttatagtTGAATTTGTTGGATTTTTAAGTCTTTAGAGAACTAAATGTTAAGTAAGGTTCATTATTTAATAGCACCATGAATTAATGATCGACTGCTAGATAATTTTTGCTTCCATAATTCCATTCTTTGGCCATTGAAACTGAATATGACTATTGACTCCTAAGGAGCTAGGATGCCCCTTGACTCATCATAAGGCATGGTGTTATTTTACACTCGATTACAACTGCACAATCTTAATatccttttattattatttctgaAAATAGCAAGTAATTCCCTTGTTAGAGGTTTAATATTCTTATCTTCTTGTATCTTGTTTTGATTTCAGATACATCCTATTCAAACATTCCGATGACATCATATGAACTTCCTGATGGACAGTAAGTTTAATGCTTGATATTGGTTTTTGGATTGTCTATATTTCTAGAGTTACTGGTATTGAATCTGTTGGATTCACAGGACCATAGAAATCGGTTCTGACAGGTTTAAAACTCCTGATGTGCTGTTCAATCCGTCCTTGGTAAAGGTCAGTCGATCATATTCTCAGATATTGGTTATTGTTGAAATAATCTATTTGATGCCATTGAGGTTGCATTTGTTGTTCAtcaaagtagtttttttttatcaaaaaaacgTCCCACCAGGCTTTGTacctgcttttttttttaatatctatgtCTATAGTTACTAATAAATCACTTTGGGggttttatttttagaatgccTTAAAAATTGAGTTATTAAAAATGGCCATATTACCCCTCTTCTTATTTacaccatatatccattattaTCTAAAATACTTACCCCCCACTTCGTTTACATCAATTCCTACACTACCCggcgccgccaccaccaccagtcaccaccaccactgcaCCGCAACCAGATACTCCTCTAGTCTTGCTCAAGTTGTATTAAATACCAGTATGTGTTAAATTCTGAAGTGGATGCATATACGAAGGGAAAACCGCTGCATATGAACTACTTACAAAAGTAGAATTTTAGAACAACGCACCACCCAATTTTTAATCAAAGAAGTCATGTTTTTGTAGTTGCGTGAATAAAGTACAAACCCAAAGCTGAGTACTAAATACTCTTTACCtgaatatttttattcttataaatCCAAACGTGTgataaataatgtatatatttgtaaaatatatattaacatgCTGTCTCACAGACTATGCATGTGGTGTATTGGACATTATGCCCAAAATAGTTTGTGTGATGTGATACTTATTCTTCCAATTCTCCACTTTGAAACAAAAAATCCCTTTGTTATTGCTGTTATGGTATGAATAGGGTCAACACAAAACAGAGTGTTTTAACTAGTTTGTGAAGTTCAAGCAAAGGGTagaatgatttatggaagaaacaaataaaaatgtgaTTTGTACTGATTTATAAGTACTTGCATAATTTGAGAAGGTTACCCTTCATGCAGTTTTGATGATGTATCTT
Coding sequences within:
- the LOC122591155 gene encoding actin-related protein 4, coding for MYGGDEVSAIVVDLGSHTCKAGYAGEDAPKAVFPSVVGAVDQMEVDENDDPEKNSGAITDPKSKGKRKLYVGSSAMGYRRDHMEVLPSIKDGIVTDWEIVESIWDHAFRECLLVDPKEHPMLLAEPSSNTPQQREKTAELMFEKYQAPALFLAKNAVLTSFASGRATSLVVDCGGGSTIVAPVHDGYVLQKAVSASPIGGEFLTDCLIKSLESKGVKIRPRYSFKRKEIRPGEFQTVDVDFPNTTESYRQYCQRVIASDIKEYVCRAPDTPYDDTSYSNIPMTSYELPDGQTIEIGSDRFKTPDVLFNPSLVKTIPGMEGSVDIAASVRGLPQMVIESINKCDVDIRRELFSSILLAGGTAAMQQLKERLEKDLVEESPQAARVKVLASGNATERKFSVWIGGSILASLGSFQQMWFSKSEYEEHGSSYIQRKCP